Below is a genomic region from Streptomyces sp. NBC_00461.
CGGCGAGCTCCCGCACATCCACCTCTCCCACGACGTAAGCCGTGATCGCGACCTCGTCGCGGTCCTTTTCGGCCTGAGCGTGAGCCGCGCGAACGCCCGGATGAGTACGCAGAGCGTGCTCCACCTCGCCGAGCTCGACCCGGAAACCACGGATCTTGACCTGGCCGTCCCGTCTGCCGTGAAACTCAAGACCGCCATCCGACCGCCTGCGGACCATGTCCCCAGTCCGATACATGCGTGTACCGGAGTCACCCGCGAACGGGTCGTGCAGGAAGCGGGCGGCGGTCTCCTCGGCACGGTTCAGATAGCCGGCGGCGACTCGCGGCCCGGATATGAACAGTTCCCCGACAGCACCGTCCTCGACGGGGTGCAGCTGTTCGTCCAGCACATGGACACGGGTTCCGGGGAGCGGCGACCCGATCGGGACCGACGCTGACGGGTTCTTCCCCTCAGCCATCGCCGGAGTGACCGGGTACACGGTGGCGGTGATCGTGCCCTCAGTGGGCCCGTAGCAGCAGATGACATCCGCCGGAACGTCCTTGGCGAACCACTCTTGGAGGTCCCCGTAGCGGATGACGTCATTGCCGATGTTCAGCAGCCGCAGGGTGCGCAGCCGGGGATCGCGGCGTTCGACATGGGCGAGCGTCTCGCGGAGGTAGGCCGGAGAGATGTCAACCACCGTGATGCCCAGCTCCGCGATCTTGTCGGGGATCTCCTGCGGCATCCAGAAATCGGCGTCGGGCAGGACAAGCGTGGCCCCGCTGAGGACCGCGAGGCCGACCTGCTCGAGTGACACGTCGAAGACCGGGCCTGCCAGCATCAGGATCCGATCGCCTGAGCTGCAGCCGTAGGCGTCCCGGACCCTCGTCAGGTGGTGGAGGAACGCCTCGTGGCTGACCATCACGCCTTTTGGCGTACCGGTTGAGCCAGAAGTGTGGATGACGTAGGCGAGATCACGCGTATCAGGCGCCGCCGCCGCGAACGCCGACAGACGTTCAATGCTCAGGCCTCGACCAATGAGAACGTGGACCTGTGCGGCTTCAACGATCGACTGCCTGCGCTCGGCCGGCTGGTCCGGATCGATCGGGACGTGGGTCCCGCCGGCCCGGAAGATTGCCAGGAGCGCCACGAAGTGGTCGATCGAGCGCGGGATCTCCACCGCGACCCGCGCTCGATGCGCGACGCCCAGGTCTCGCAAACGGATCGCGAGCTGCGTCGCCTGTTCGTCGAGCTCGGCGTAGGTCAGCACGGCATCGCCATGCTGGATGGCCGGCGCGTCGGGTGTGAGCAAAGCGTACTTCGCCAGGTGGTCAGCGAGGGTCCTGGGGACCGGCTGCCCCGGGCCGTCCAGGGGTGGTGCGCCACGCCGATCAGCGTCTGCCATCGTCCGGTGCTCCACGTGTGCATGAAGGGCTGACAATCGAGACCCTCCTCCGTATCTCCTGTGGTCCAGCGGCAGCGGTCGAGCCCTGCCACAGTTGCGCTTCAGCCGAAAGGAGCCCCCGCCGCATAGCTGGGAGATCCTCGGCACTGAGACGATGTTGCTGCAGTTGACAAAACGATGTCAACTCTTGACAACTTCTCTTGCCTAAAATGTGCCTGGAGGGCAACTTGCCGTCGATCGCGACGAAGACCTCTTCCGGGTTCCATCCGCCCCCGGGCCACGGGCGGCATCGGCGCAGCCGGCTCGCGTACTCCTGGCCGAACTCGGCGCACCAGCGGCGGACGGTCTCGCAGGAGACCTCGATGCCGCGCTCGGGCATCAGCTGCTCGACCTCGCGACAGGAGGGCGGGAAGCGGAAGTCACAGCCGCACGCAGTGGAGATGATCTCCACCGGGTAGCGGTCGCCCTTGTGCGACGGCGCTGCGGACTCCGCGGCCAGACGCTCCCGAGACGATCAACATCAAGATCATCTCGCGGGTCCGGCTCAACGTGACAGCGCCTCAGCCGGGCCTCGGCTCAGGTGGCGAAGTGCAGATCGCCCCCGGCGAGGAGGGTCCCTGTGGCGAGATTACGAAGCTTCACCACTGCGTGTCCTAAAGTAGTGGGTACAGACCCCTTAGCACGTCTGTGGTGCCAGAAATTTCCAACATCTTGCCAAATCTGGCAACGATGTGGTGAGTTCCGAGTGATCTGACACAGCCGCCCTGCACGTACGTGAATCGATCTGACGAGTGGAACGTGGAATCTCTGAAGCAGCCCGACTTCGGGCGCCGCCTCAAGCAACTGAGAACCGAGCGACACCTGTCGCAGGCGGCCCTTGCCGGTGAAGGCGTGTCGCCGGGATATCTCTCCCGCCTGGAATCCGGCGCCAGGCCGCCCACCGCGCAGGTGGTCGCCTACATCGCCCAGCGACTGAACATCACTGTGGAGGAGCTCTCAGGAGAGCCCAGTGAAGTCAGTTCGCTTGCACGGGCACTCATTTCCGCGACCTCTGCGGGGTCGGACGCGGCAGTGAAGGCATTGGCGGACCAGGGGGCCCTCGACCCCGAGGAGGACCCGCTACTTCGCGCCCAGGCTCTTTGGCTACTGGCTGATGTGTCAGGACGGACTGGATGCCGAGAAGAGGAACAGGACTATCTGGAGCGCCTCGTCTCACTCAGTGATGACCTGGGGCTCGATGACCTGAGATCCCGAGCCCGGTCCCGACTGGGCCGCTCCCTCCGGGCGACAGGAGCGATGCGTCGGGCAAGGGAGATCGCAACAGGGGCCTTGGAGATCGCTCGCGGAACGCCGCTGGACGCGCCCGAGACCGCCGGTGCCCTGATTACGATGATCTCCATCGAGGCCGAGGACGGGCAGCTCACTGCTGCCCTGTCCTACGCGGACGAATTGCGCAAGCTCGTCCCGAATGACAGGCCCGACCTGCGGGTCGAGGCACTGTGGGCGTCGGCAACCGTCCGGGTGCGGCTGGGCGACTACGCGACCGCGGAGCGGCACCTGGAAGAAGTGCTGCAGCTGCTCACCACTCACCACGATCCGAATCTCTGGCTCCGCGCCAGGCTCGCGACCGCCTCCCTGTTTCTGCAACTGTCTCCGCCCAACACCGAGATGGCGCGCCGCCGGCTTATTGAGGTCTCCAACGCGGTCGAGATCACCG
It encodes:
- a CDS encoding amino acid adenylation domain-containing protein, which translates into the protein MLTPDAPAIQHGDAVLTYAELDEQATQLAIRLRDLGVAHRARVAVEIPRSIDHFVALLAIFRAGGTHVPIDPDQPAERRQSIVEAAQVHVLIGRGLSIERLSAFAAAAPDTRDLAYVIHTSGSTGTPKGVMVSHEAFLHHLTRVRDAYGCSSGDRILMLAGPVFDVSLEQVGLAVLSGATLVLPDADFWMPQEIPDKIAELGITVVDISPAYLRETLAHVERRDPRLRTLRLLNIGNDVIRYGDLQEWFAKDVPADVICCYGPTEGTITATVYPVTPAMAEGKNPSASVPIGSPLPGTRVHVLDEQLHPVEDGAVGELFISGPRVAAGYLNRAEETAARFLHDPFAGDSGTRMYRTGDMVRRRSDGGLEFHGRRDGQVKIRGFRVELGEVEHALRTHPGVRAAHAQAEKDRDEVAITAYVVGEVDVRELAEDLRKRLPDHMVPAKWATLDALPFTPGGKVDRAALPAAGPIVADPKGARSFSRTEAELSDIWESLLGTAPATGTDDFFDLGGDSLKIARLSARIGTVFGVRVPLRQLMEHSRLSDLTELVEDLVRRDSARPAAKETFKTRSAAFDVTVSVSDPKFLGTPIGHRRTWTLERSLSEFQSDLEHLDRLVASQTRGVDRPVINGSWDRSGARYTPSQLVIEGQEVMQDWERPLMRAMAAHVTESRGHVLEVGFGMGISATFIQEFGAASHTVIEPNEDVIVAFERWREGYPDRDIRLVRGFWDEAIDQLAQFDAIFFDTYPTNEREYRDTVVHSTNYAESFFEAAAAHLRTGGVFSYYTNEIDTVGRSHQRSLLRHFSSFSVEVVRDLAPPSDCTYWWADSMVAVKAVK
- a CDS encoding helix-turn-helix domain-containing protein encodes the protein MESLKQPDFGRRLKQLRTERHLSQAALAGEGVSPGYLSRLESGARPPTAQVVAYIAQRLNITVEELSGEPSEVSSLARALISATSAGSDAAVKALADQGALDPEEDPLLRAQALWLLADVSGRTGCREEEQDYLERLVSLSDDLGLDDLRSRARSRLGRSLRATGAMRRAREIATGALEIARGTPLDAPETAGALITMISIEAEDGQLTAALSYADELRKLVPNDRPDLRVEALWASATVRVRLGDYATAERHLEEVLQLLTTHHDPNLWLRARLATASLFLQLSPPNTEMARRRLIEVSNAVEITGSPLYRQEMELLFGYLAYHEGRLTDARAAYQALHDSTLLLTYRDKARLAALDGLLLISEGKTTEGTETLERVASSARDEGSLDLAADTWRLLAKALVGLR